The Columba livia isolate bColLiv1 breed racing homer chromosome 21, bColLiv1.pat.W.v2, whole genome shotgun sequence genome has a segment encoding these proteins:
- the IFFO2 gene encoding intermediate filament family orphan 2 isoform X1, whose translation MNSLLFGEMARAFSPGAAAASCPLGPGGGGGPGSPVAAAGGPPVTAALRNDLGSNIHLLKGLNVRFRCFLAKVHELERRNRLLEKQLAAQQSERDRRLRYKTFSRDQAVQTDGGIHTPLLLQPPGPGHGSAAAPLASPPHYSRLPGTIWSYTQVRRTGGGGLETVQGPGVSWIHPDGVGVQIDTITPEIRALYNVLAKVKRERDEYKRKWEEELTRRMSLESMVETLREEAQEAEALQEELNEKIERLKAELVVFKGLMSDPMTDLDTKIQEKAMKVDMDICRRIDITAKLCDVAQQRNSEDVSKIFQVASKKKDRKLTSDDDLSEQDGDNGRFSDDEVSCSLNITDEMKRMFNQLRETFDFDDDCDSLTWEENEETLLLWEDFTNCNPSIDLQGEEENLGNLIHETESFFKTRDKEYQETIGQIELELATAKSDMNRHLHEYMEMCSMKRGLDVQMETCRRLIKGSADRNSPSPSSVASSDSGNTDEIQDELDRETDVEPMVS comes from the exons ATGAACTCGCTGCTCTTCGGGGAGATGGCCCGGGCCTTCTCCCCCGGCGCCGCGGCCGCGTCCTGCCCGCTGGGCcccggcggtggcggcggcccCGGCAGCCCGGTAGCGGCGGCGGGGGGCCCGCCGGTAACGGCGGCGCTCCGTAACGACCTGGGCTCCAACATCCACCTGCTGAAGGGGCTGAACGTGCGGTTCCGCTGCTTCCTGGCCAAGGTCCACGAGCTGGAGCGGCGCAACCggctgctggagaagcagctggcGGCCCAGCAGAGCGAACGCGACCGCCGCCTGCGCTACAAGACCTTCTCCCGGGACCAGGCCGTGCAGACGGACGGCGGGATCCACAccccgctgctgctgcagccgccGGGCCCCGGCCACGGCTCGGCCGCCGCTCCCCTGGCCTCGCCGCCCCACTACAGCCGCTTACCGGGCACCATCTGGAGCTACACCCAGGTGCGACGCACCGGAGGCGGCGGCTTGGAGACGGTGCAGGGGCCCGGGGTCTCCTGGATCCATCCGGACGGCGTCGGGGTGCAGATCGACACCATCACCCCCGAGATCCGCGCCCTCTACAACGTGTTGGCCAAAGTCAAGCGGGAGCGGGATGAGTACAAGAGAAA ATGGGAAGAGGAACTGACGAGAAGAATGAGTCTGGAATCTATGGTAGAAACCTTGCGAGAG GAGGCGCAGGAAGCGGAAGCTCTCCAGGAGGAGTTAAATGAAAAGATTGAGAGGCTGAAAGCAGAACTTGTGGTCTTTAAGGGTCTGATGAGTGAT CCCATGACAGACCTGGACACAAAGATTCAAGAAAAGGCCATGAAGGTGGACATGGACATCTGTCGGCGAATCGATATCACAGCCAAGCTGTGCGATGTCGCGCAGCAGCGCAACTCGGAAGACGTTTCCAAGATATTCCAG GTGGCTTCCAAGAAGAAAGACCGCAAGCTCACGTCTGACGACGACCTCTCTGAGCAGGATGGAGACAACGGCAGGTTCTCTGACGATGAGGTCAGCTGCTCCTTGAACATCACGGATGAAATGAAGCGGATGTTTAATCAGCT TCGTGAGACATTCGATTTTGATGATGACTGCGATAGTTTAACATGGGAGGAGAATGAGGAAACGTTGCTTCTTTGGGAAGACTTCACAAACTGCAATCCTTCAATTGACCTCCAAGGAGAG GAAGAAAACCTGGGAAACTTGATCCATGAAACAGAGTCTTTCTTTAAAACGAGAGACAAGGAATACCAAGAAACAATAGGGCAGATAGAG CTGGAATTGGCCACAGCCAAGAGTGACATGAATCGCCACCTTCATGAATATATGGAAATGTGTAGTATGAAAAGGGGCCTGGATGTACAAATGGAAACCTGTCGTAGGCTTATCAAAGGCTCGGCTGACAG
- the IFFO2 gene encoding intermediate filament family orphan 2 isoform X2: MNSLLFGEMARAFSPGAAAASCPLGPGGGGGPGSPVAAAGGPPVTAALRNDLGSNIHLLKGLNVRFRCFLAKVHELERRNRLLEKQLAAQQSERDRRLRYKTFSRDQAVQTDGGIHTPLLLQPPGPGHGSAAAPLASPPHYSRLPGTIWSYTQVRRTGGGGLETVQGPGVSWIHPDGVGVQIDTITPEIRALYNVLAKVKRERDEYKRKWEEELTRRMSLESMVETLREEAQEAEALQEELNEKIERLKAELVVFKGLMSDVASKKKDRKLTSDDDLSEQDGDNGRFSDDEVSCSLNITDEMKRMFNQLRETFDFDDDCDSLTWEENEETLLLWEDFTNCNPSIDLQGEEENLGNLIHETESFFKTRDKEYQETIGQIELELATAKSDMNRHLHEYMEMCSMKRGLDVQMETCRRLIKGSADRNSPSPSSVASSDSGNTDEIQDELDRETDVEPMVS; this comes from the exons ATGAACTCGCTGCTCTTCGGGGAGATGGCCCGGGCCTTCTCCCCCGGCGCCGCGGCCGCGTCCTGCCCGCTGGGCcccggcggtggcggcggcccCGGCAGCCCGGTAGCGGCGGCGGGGGGCCCGCCGGTAACGGCGGCGCTCCGTAACGACCTGGGCTCCAACATCCACCTGCTGAAGGGGCTGAACGTGCGGTTCCGCTGCTTCCTGGCCAAGGTCCACGAGCTGGAGCGGCGCAACCggctgctggagaagcagctggcGGCCCAGCAGAGCGAACGCGACCGCCGCCTGCGCTACAAGACCTTCTCCCGGGACCAGGCCGTGCAGACGGACGGCGGGATCCACAccccgctgctgctgcagccgccGGGCCCCGGCCACGGCTCGGCCGCCGCTCCCCTGGCCTCGCCGCCCCACTACAGCCGCTTACCGGGCACCATCTGGAGCTACACCCAGGTGCGACGCACCGGAGGCGGCGGCTTGGAGACGGTGCAGGGGCCCGGGGTCTCCTGGATCCATCCGGACGGCGTCGGGGTGCAGATCGACACCATCACCCCCGAGATCCGCGCCCTCTACAACGTGTTGGCCAAAGTCAAGCGGGAGCGGGATGAGTACAAGAGAAA ATGGGAAGAGGAACTGACGAGAAGAATGAGTCTGGAATCTATGGTAGAAACCTTGCGAGAG GAGGCGCAGGAAGCGGAAGCTCTCCAGGAGGAGTTAAATGAAAAGATTGAGAGGCTGAAAGCAGAACTTGTGGTCTTTAAGGGTCTGATGAGTGAT GTGGCTTCCAAGAAGAAAGACCGCAAGCTCACGTCTGACGACGACCTCTCTGAGCAGGATGGAGACAACGGCAGGTTCTCTGACGATGAGGTCAGCTGCTCCTTGAACATCACGGATGAAATGAAGCGGATGTTTAATCAGCT TCGTGAGACATTCGATTTTGATGATGACTGCGATAGTTTAACATGGGAGGAGAATGAGGAAACGTTGCTTCTTTGGGAAGACTTCACAAACTGCAATCCTTCAATTGACCTCCAAGGAGAG GAAGAAAACCTGGGAAACTTGATCCATGAAACAGAGTCTTTCTTTAAAACGAGAGACAAGGAATACCAAGAAACAATAGGGCAGATAGAG CTGGAATTGGCCACAGCCAAGAGTGACATGAATCGCCACCTTCATGAATATATGGAAATGTGTAGTATGAAAAGGGGCCTGGATGTACAAATGGAAACCTGTCGTAGGCTTATCAAAGGCTCGGCTGACAG